A genomic stretch from Candidatus Saganbacteria bacterium includes:
- a CDS encoding aminopeptidase P family protein, with translation MIPKDFLRSIKIAEKVFDQIPEFLKPGVTEKYVAQEIRKRLKEHNAKKESFRIIVASGLRSSLIHGFATEKVIKKNEIVMFDFGALYKDYRSDITRTYFLGKPTKKHKFIFNLLLKAQAAAIKKVKAGAVCKDVDNAARSIIEKAGYRKYFRHSTGHGVRYKTHELPRINGKNPNKLKAGQVVTIEPGIYLGKWGGMRIEDMVLVLKNGCKILTRPPKMLELRRE, from the coding sequence GTGATCCCGAAGGACTTCTTGCGATCCATAAAGATCGCTGAGAAAGTTTTTGACCAGATCCCCGAATTTTTAAAGCCCGGCGTCACCGAAAAATATGTTGCGCAAGAAATAAGAAAGCGGCTTAAGGAACACAACGCAAAAAAAGAATCGTTCAGGATAATTGTCGCCTCGGGATTACGGTCTTCGCTTATCCACGGTTTTGCAACTGAAAAGGTTATAAAAAAGAATGAGATTGTTATGTTCGATTTCGGAGCATTGTACAAAGATTATCGCTCCGATATTACGCGAACTTATTTTTTGGGGAAACCGACAAAAAAGCATAAATTTATTTTTAATTTGCTTCTCAAGGCCCAAGCGGCGGCGATCAAAAAAGTCAAAGCGGGAGCTGTCTGCAAAGATGTCGATAACGCGGCCCGCTCGATTATCGAAAAAGCCGGGTACAGGAAATATTTTAGGCATTCGACAGGGCATGGGGTCAGGTACAAAACACATGAACTGCCAAGGATCAACGGGAAAAATCCGAACAAACTTAAAGCTGGCCAGGTTGTCACGATCGAGCCAGGCATATACTTGGGCAAATGGGGCGGCATGCGCATAGAAGATATGGTGCTTGTTTTGAAAAATGGGTGTAAGATATTAACTAGACCGCCAAAAATGCTTGAATTGAGGAGGGAATGA
- the aroQ gene encoding type II 3-dehydroquinate dehydratase: MNKILVIHGPNLDLLGEREVDVYGKFTLNDINVSLENLARGLNIKLEIIQLPGEGEIVKKIGSAAKEGFKAIIINPGAYTHYSIAIRDAVAGIPIPTIEVHLSNIYAREEFRHTSVIAGVAKGQVSGFGLSSYLLGLTAANELIK, from the coding sequence ATGAATAAAATACTAGTCATCCATGGGCCGAATCTCGACCTTTTAGGCGAACGGGAAGTCGATGTCTACGGCAAATTTACGCTCAACGACATTAATGTCTCTCTTGAAAACTTGGCCCGCGGGCTGAATATCAAATTAGAAATCATCCAGCTTCCCGGCGAGGGTGAGATAGTAAAAAAGATCGGGTCTGCCGCAAAAGAGGGGTTCAAAGCGATTATCATCAATCCGGGCGCTTATACTCATTATAGTATTGCTATCAGGGATGCAGTTGCGGGGATCCCGATACCGACGATCGAGGTCCACCTTTCAAATATTTATGCCCGCGAGGAGTTCCGCCATACGTCCGTTATTGCCGGAGTTGCAAAAGGGCAAGTTTCCGGATTTGGGTTAAGCAGTTATTTGCTCGGGTTAACGGCGGCTAACGAGCTTATTAAGTGA
- a CDS encoding glycosyltransferase family 2 protein yields the protein MIDLSIIIVNTNNKKILQECLGSIFKNTHRMSLEVIVTDNNSKDGSQEMIKTLFPKVILIENKENAGFVKASNQGLRIARGRYSCLLNDDTITKDSSFDIMVEFMDKNQKAGACSPKLLNTDGTYQHQGSLFQKKFWESKIPVEIDFAIGACLMLRREVIEKIGLMDENLFFYNDDLDWCKRIKKAGFRIFFIPKAEIVHYGGYSSKRVFNRRLFVEGFRGGLYFTKKHYGNIAYHSYRSLLIFTLILYLPLFVLSFPFKREKFVDRLLAYLDIIKLSVLSEIPAAI from the coding sequence ATGATAGATTTATCAATAATAATAGTAAACACCAACAACAAGAAGATCCTTCAGGAATGTTTGGGCTCGATCTTTAAAAATACGCACAGAATGTCTTTGGAAGTAATTGTAACCGATAACAATTCGAAAGACGGCTCACAAGAGATGATAAAAACTCTTTTCCCAAAAGTTATTCTGATCGAAAACAAAGAAAATGCCGGTTTCGTAAAAGCTTCAAACCAAGGCCTTAGAATAGCTCGCGGCCGTTATTCATGTTTGTTGAATGACGACACAATTACTAAAGATTCCTCATTCGACATAATGGTGGAGTTTATGGATAAAAACCAAAAAGCGGGGGCCTGCTCACCCAAACTATTGAATACGGACGGAACATATCAACATCAAGGAAGCTTATTCCAAAAGAAATTCTGGGAATCAAAAATACCGGTCGAAATTGATTTTGCGATCGGGGCTTGCCTGATGCTCCGGCGTGAAGTCATTGAAAAGATCGGGCTCATGGACGAAAATCTTTTCTTTTATAATGACGACCTTGATTGGTGCAAAAGGATAAAAAAAGCGGGATTTAGGATATTTTTTATTCCAAAAGCCGAGATCGTCCATTACGGAGGCTATAGTAGTAAACGAGTTTTCAATAGAAGATTATTTGTTGAAGGCTTCCGCGGCGGATTATATTTCACGAAGAAACATTATGGCAATATCGCATACCACTCCTACCGCTCCCTCCTTATCTTTACCCTTATCCTTTACTTGCCCCTATTCGTCCTGTCATTTCCCTTTAAGCGGGAGAAATTCGTTGATCGATTGCTCGCTTATTTGGATATAATAAAATTATCGGTATTGTCTGAAATCCCAGCCGCCATCTGA